A stretch of the Lactuca sativa cultivar Salinas chromosome 9, Lsat_Salinas_v11, whole genome shotgun sequence genome encodes the following:
- the LOC111895891 gene encoding cytochrome b561 and DOMON domain-containing protein At5g35735: MGKFVHFLFCILISNSIVSLAQQDCSSYNFRNNEIYATCVSLPVQNSNLHWNYHPTNGTVDVVYRHTGVSTSTWVAWALNINGSGMLGAQALVALPNSNGSVQGYTSAVTSYGTGLQQSPLNFAVPAIRAERVNGDVLIHATLVLPGGRTSFNQVWQSGPVSNGAPGAHALGSENRNSLGTVDFITGQTGAGAPVGGSLLHRRNTHGVLNAVSWGILMPMGAMVARYVKVFKVANPAWFYIHIACQATAYGVGVAGWGTGLKLGSDSEGIKYTSHRNIGITLFVLGTLQVFALLLRPKPDNKYRKYWNIYHGGVGYTVITLAIINVFKGLDILDPEKKWKHAYIGVLISLGAIAAILEAFTWFIVLNRKKEEKQVNGAHGSNGYGHSHGQPA, from the exons atgGGAAAATTTGTACACTTTCTTTTTTGCATTTTGATATCAAATTCGATCGTATCTTTAGCTCAACAAGATTGCAGTTCTTATAACTTCAGAAACAACGAAATCTATGCAACGTGTGTGAGTTTACCTGTTCAAAACTCGAATCTTCACTGGAACTACCACCCGACCAACGGCACCGTcgatgtggtttaccggcacaccggAGTTTCAACGTCGACGTGGGTGGCTTGGGCTCTGAACATAAACGGGTCGGGTATGCTTGGAGCTCAAGCTCTAGTTGCTTTACCCAACTCAAACGGATCGGTTCAAGGCTATACATCGGCGGTGACCAGCTACGGCACCGGGCTGCAGCAGTCTCCGTTGAACTTCGCCGTGCCGGCGATCAGGGCGGAGAGGGTGAACGGCGATGTTTTGATTCATGCGACTTTGGTTTTGCCTGGCGGGAGAACGAGTTTTAATCAGGTTTGGCAGTCGGGTCCGGTTTCTAACGGAGCTCCGGGTGCTCATGCTTTGGGTTCTGAGAACAGAAACTCGTTAGGAACGGTGGATTTCATCACCGGTCAGACTGGTGCCGGCGCCCCCGTTGGTGGTTCACTACTTCACCGGAGAAAC ACGCATGGAGTGTTAAACGCTGTGAGTTGGGGAATACTTATGCCGATGGGAGCCATGGTGGCGCGTTACGTAAAAGTATTCAAGGTCGCTAATCCCGCCTGGTTTTACATTCACATCGCCTGTCAAGCCACCGCCTACGGGGTCGGAGTCGCCGGATGGGGTACCGGACTGAAACTCGGCAGCGACTCCGAGGGTATCAAGTACACTTCTCACCGGAACATCGGGATCACCCTCTTTGTCCTCGGAACTCTACAGGTATTTGCGCTGCTGTTGAGGCCGAAGCCTGATAACAAATACAGGAAGTATTGGAACATTTACCATGGCGGCGTTGGGTACACCGTCATCACTCTCGCAATCATCAACGTCTTTAAAGGACTCGATATTTTGGATCCGGAGAAGAAATGGAAGCATGCTTACATCGGTGTTCTTATATCCCTTGGCGCCATTGCAGCCATCTTGGAAGCTTTTACGTGGTTCATTGTTTTGAACAGGAAGAAGGAGGAGAAGCAGGTGAACGGCGCTCATGGATCGAACGGTTATGGTCACAGCCATGGCCAGCCGGCGTAA